One genomic segment of Culturomica massiliensis includes these proteins:
- a CDS encoding FimB/Mfa2 family fimbrial subunit, whose translation MRRFYGVIFILGVVLLAACNDDNSDQSGKPGEGPGRIELSVTGRVGTVTGEKLINYVKSLDLFLFRENTNGIYLLTETASLDKEQLDALTNSTTGSNAGFTEPKDVDFDNLPIGNYMIVGLGNMLDSTGMELENANLTGAVIGNTMDQVIASVVSGNTAPRLFFGQTERIVLGSAMPVTPQLTLFRKVAMFYLTLENVPSAVKRIDVGIQNTYGAFDMTGDFLSNRIISVVSSNEYMFTEDQPQLPIGVIALPTVAGQQSAFTLTFYLDNGQVIDIPLQNEYTLKSNTITKLTATIDANQSGGVWKVDLTLSISADVEWNVDQEPGIII comes from the coding sequence ATGAGACGTTTTTATGGAGTGATATTTATTTTAGGTGTCGTTTTACTGGCGGCATGTAATGATGACAATAGCGACCAATCGGGAAAACCGGGTGAAGGTCCCGGGAGAATAGAATTATCGGTTACCGGACGGGTTGGAACTGTAACGGGGGAAAAATTGATTAATTATGTCAAATCTCTGGATTTGTTTTTGTTCCGGGAGAATACGAACGGTATTTATTTGTTGACGGAAACCGCTTCGCTGGATAAAGAGCAATTGGATGCATTAACCAATAGCACTACCGGAAGTAATGCCGGATTTACAGAACCGAAGGATGTCGATTTCGATAATCTGCCTATCGGTAATTACATGATTGTAGGGCTTGGAAATATGCTCGATTCGACGGGTATGGAGTTAGAGAATGCGAATCTGACCGGAGCTGTTATCGGGAATACGATGGACCAGGTAATTGCTTCGGTCGTATCGGGTAATACCGCACCACGTCTGTTTTTCGGACAGACGGAACGGATCGTATTGGGAAGTGCTATGCCGGTAACGCCGCAATTGACACTTTTCCGGAAAGTAGCTATGTTTTACCTGACGCTGGAAAATGTACCTTCTGCGGTGAAGCGTATCGATGTCGGAATTCAAAATACATACGGAGCATTCGATATGACCGGAGATTTTCTGAGTAACCGGATTATTTCAGTTGTTTCGTCGAACGAGTATATGTTTACGGAGGATCAGCCGCAGTTGCCGATAGGAGTGATCGCTTTGCCTACGGTTGCAGGACAACAGTCTGCTTTTACATTGACTTTTTATCTCGATAACGGACAGGTAATTGATATTCCCTTGCAGAATGAATATACGTTGAAGAGTAATACGATTACGAAATTGACAGCGACCATCGATGCTAATCAGTCGGGAGGGGTATGGAAAGTAGATTTGACGCTTTCAATTTCAGCCGATGTCGAGTGGAATGTAGATCAGGAACCCGGAATAATCATCTAA
- a CDS encoding YaaA family protein: MLIILSPAKSMDMNPVANAPAGTKPQFQSDAEFIASKMQEYSRDQLQILLQISNKLTDINYERYRDFGLNTTPAKPALLAYTGNVFQHINPSTFTDKDFRYAQDHLRIISTLYGLVKPLDLIKAYRIAFKIKLKGIEEKDLYEYWLPKLTTPLIEATQKSGNILINLASLDVLGALDMKMLNEKVRVITPEFKEFRNGKYETIRTYAKMARGEMTRYILLNRIEEPEKIKQFEWDAFRFNAKLSDNTNYIFVKS, encoded by the coding sequence ATGCTAATTATTCTTTCACCTGCCAAGTCAATGGATATGAATCCGGTAGCCAATGCCCCTGCCGGAACGAAACCGCAATTTCAGAGCGATGCAGAATTTATCGCATCCAAAATGCAGGAATATTCCCGTGACCAACTACAAATTCTACTTCAGATCAGTAATAAGCTTACAGATATCAATTATGAAAGATACAGGGATTTCGGCTTGAATACGACACCGGCAAAACCGGCTTTACTGGCCTATACGGGAAATGTTTTCCAACACATCAATCCGTCTACATTTACCGATAAAGATTTCCGGTATGCACAAGACCACCTGCGCATCATCTCAACCCTATACGGTCTCGTCAAACCACTCGACTTAATCAAAGCCTATCGCATTGCTTTCAAAATAAAACTGAAAGGAATAGAAGAAAAAGATTTATACGAATACTGGTTGCCCAAACTCACCACCCCCTTAATTGAAGCGACACAAAAAAGCGGGAATATTTTAATTAACCTGGCCAGCCTGGATGTTCTCGGAGCCTTGGATATGAAAATGCTGAACGAGAAAGTCAGGGTCATTACGCCGGAATTTAAAGAATTTCGGAATGGGAAATATGAAACCATCCGTACTTACGCTAAAATGGCCCGGGGTGAAATGACCCGTTACATCCTGTTAAACCGAATCGAAGAACCGGAAAAAATCAAGCAATTCGAATGGGATGCTTTCCGATTTAATGCAAAACTTTCCGATAATACGAATTACATCTTCGTAAAATCTTAA